Sequence from the Negativicutes bacterium genome:
AACACAATTAATCACCTCATTTTAGCATTTCGACAAAACTATCGATTCTTAGTTTTGTTCTGGCATCAATTTTCCCCGGTTTATCCCCTTCAATCGTCAACAGAGGAACATTCAGCTTTTCGCGAAAAATCATATCTTCGATTTGTCGATAACAAAAGCTTTGAACATAGTGGATAACGCCATCAATATTGCGTTTGTCTATTTCTTCCTGAATATCCTCTAGCCTGCCAAAAACACCATAAGGATAGGTGTAGAGTTGATACTGCGTAACAATATCAGCTACTTCATTTGGCATTGCAAATTGCCGTTGAACTTCATTAAACACCACTCTAGCACCAATACTTTCAAGATAATTATAAATGTCAGGGCAAATTGGCGGAACACCAATAAAGGCTAATCTAAGCTCTTCTCCTTTTTCTGGTGCAGTTTGAGCTTTTAGTAAAAACTGATCAACCTTCTTTTCAAATAAATCAACATTACCATCAAAATCACTACAGCTAACTTGAAAAATATGAT
This genomic interval carries:
- a CDS encoding 2-hydroxyacyl-CoA dehydratase, producing MLKIGITTTVPVEIILAAGYTPVDLNNIFIMDNEPNKLVEAAETAGYPRNICGWIKGLYSVVLSPENNINKIIAVTQGDCSNTHALMETLQLAGVETIPFAYPFDRDYDLLRLQMDKLIKILGTDWDSVEQQRKRLVKLRKKVAEIDALTWQKNNVSGIDNHIFQVSCSDFDGNVDLFEKKVDQFLLKAQTAPEKGEELRLAFIGVPPICPDIYNYLESIGARVVFNEVQRQFAMPNEVADIVTQYQLYTYPYGVFGRLEDIQEEIDKRNIDGVIHYVQSFCYRQIEDMIFREKLNVPLLTIEGDKPGKIDARTKLRIDSFVEMLK